In the Leishmania panamensis strain MHOM/PA/94/PSC-1 chromosome 30 sequence genome, one interval contains:
- a CDS encoding homoserine kinase, putative (TriTrypDB/GeneDB-style sysID: LpmP.30.3040) produces the protein MSNGVATPLPRKVAVRVPATTANIGPAYDTFGMALSIFMELTVELAETFSMTVTGEGHEHISTGEDNMVVQTCRIAFEEYAHKSMPPLKFIMHNNVPYRCGCGSSSAAAVAGFVAGMTLCGLTMETQNSEALLLAISKIEGHSDNAAPAIYGGIQLVYKKDEESLMTYHVPTPPNLAIVLFVPHRLMKVSTHVTRDLVPTTVSLRDAVHNISSTAILTLALSTGDLRMLKDASDCLHEQQRSSKLYPHYNACAKAAREAGAVYSFLSGAGPSVCAMVPGRHGDFLSQPEGERKAEMVAEAMVKAAEAVGVHGRAIITIPSNLGAHLPGTTCIRPNIQYTSI, from the coding sequence ATGTCTAACGGAGTCGCTACGCCGCTCCCCAGGAAAGTCGCCGTTCGTGTtccggcgacgacggcaaaCATCGGGCCCGCCTACGACACTTTCGGCATGGCGCTCTCCATCTTCATGGAACTGACGGTAGAGTTGGCTGAAACCTTCTCCATGACGGTGACCGGCGAGGGCCACGAGCACATCAGCACCGGCGAGGACAACATGGTAGTGCAGACCTGCCGAATCGCGTTCGAGGAGTACGCGCACAAGAGTATGCCGCCACTAAAGTTCATCATGCACAACAACGTTCCATacaggtgcggctgcggctcctcctccgcagctgcggtggcggggtTCGTGGCGGGCATGACGCTCTGCGGTCTCACGATGGAGACACAAAAtagcgaggcgctgctcctcgccaTCTCGAAGATCGAGGGGCACTCCGACAACGCTGCCCCAGCCATCTACGGCGGCATTCAGCTTGTCTACAagaaggatgaggagagCTTAATGACGTACCACGTCCCTACTCCGCCAAACCTCGCCATTGTGCTCTTCGTACCGCATAGGCTCATGAAGGTCAGCACCCACGTCACCCGTGATTTGGTGCCAACCACAGTGTCCCTCCGCGACGCTGTCCACAATATTTCCAGCACAGCCATCTTGACCCTGGCCCTCTCGACCGGAGACCTGCGGATGCTCAAGGACGCCAGCGACTGCCttcacgagcagcagcgctctaGTAAGCTGTATCCGCACTACAATGCGTGCGCCAAGGCCGCGCGAGAGGCCGGTGCTGTGtactcctttctctctggcGCGGGTCCGAGTGTGTGCGCTATGGTTCCTGGCCGCCACGGTGATTTCCTCTCCCAGCCGGAGGGTGAGCGCAAGGCCGAGATGGTAGCTGAGGCGATGGTGAAGGCTGCGGAGGCCGTCGGCGTGCACGGGCGGGCGATCATCACGATACCATCGAACCTCGGTGCTCACCTCCCTGGCACCACATGCATCCGTCCGAACATACAGTACACCAGCATCTGA
- a CDS encoding RNA-binding protein, putative (TriTrypDB/GeneDB-style sysID: LpmP.30.3050) has product MAAAQQVANAFTVDFVERVAKNTANIADLYGRHATLTVNDFELGISEVCDDYVPIAVQKWVVSLQGSRLRVDSVNAAPLYGGVNVFMTMTAFGEMQQYYHIVTTLESFQDTYGIDGYYVRHQVIARIGAVAPERPVPEPTSALAEQPEAAKKSKPATPEPDAVPAAQEPKPEVTEEPASAATPAELEAGEAKPASAPVSSKPKSWASLVSRAPVKIAEHKPVRVVAHEGGKKPTPEPSAPAATTPASKRPPPRERKASETVGDRLMFNTTGSVTDEEIRAALGPMSAHLVSLRNNSAKGHVFMDFAEKVNVFDELVKTQLVIGASKVKMSVFRQRARE; this is encoded by the coding sequence atgGCTGCCGCTCAGCAAGTTGCGAACGCCTTCACTGTCGACTTCGTCGAGCGTGTGGCGAAGAACACCGCGAACATTGCTGACCTCTACggccgccacgccacgcTCACTGTCAACGACTTCGAGCTCGGCATTTCTGAGGTGTGCGACGACTATGTGCCGATCGCCGTGCAGAAGTGGGTCGTCTCCCTACAGGGCAGCCGCCTGCGCGTCGATAGCGTCAATGCCGCGCCTCTCTACGGTGGCGTGAACGTGTTCATGACGATGACTGCCTTCGGGGAAATGCAGCAGTATTACCACATCGTCACGACGTTGGAGTCCTTCCAGGACACGTACGGCATAGACGGCTACTATGTTCGACACCAGGTGATTGCCCGtatcggcgccgtcgccccGGAGCGGCCGGTGCCTGAGCCGACTTCGGCACTCGCGGAGCAGCCGGAGGCGGCCAAGAAGTCGAAGCCGGCCACGCCGGAGCCTGATGCGGTTCCGGCTGCGCAGGAACCGAAACCAGAGGTGACCGAGGAGCCTGCGTCGGCCGCGACTCCTGCGGAGTTGGAGGCCGGGGAGGCGAAGCCCGCATCGGCCCCAGTGAGCAGCAAGCCGAAGAGCTGGGCTAGCCTGGTGAGCCGCGCCCCGGTGAAGATTGCTGAACACAAGCCGGTGCGCGTGGTAGCCCACGAGGGTGGTAAGAAACCGACTCCCGAGCCTTCCGCTCCGGCTgcgacgacgccggcgtCGAAACGCCCGCCGCCTCGTGAGCGCAAGGCCTCAGAGACCGTGGGTGATCGCCTCATGTTCAACACGACCGGCTCCGTAACGGACGAGGAGATCCGCGCCGCCCTCGGGCCAATGTCTGCGCACCTTGTGTCCCTGCGCAACAACTCAGCCAAGGGCCATGTCTTTATGGACTTTGCGGAGAAAGTCAACGTCTTTGATGAGCTCGTCAAAACGCAGCTCGTGATTGGTGCCTCCAAGGTGAAGATGAGCGTCTTCCGCCAGCGCGCCCGCGAGTAA
- a CDS encoding hypothetical protein (TriTrypDB/GeneDB-style sysID: LpmP.30.3060) — protein sequence MRRVSLWLSSHTAGRPGFTPYQIVLKAVEHDGRGLLAAAEVFKQFQRFYRSYQQEETQRAQAPSVCAEPSRTTVGDAAAAAPPFMSGKPLTAFCGRVEDVEPMTVLLLKVLCDLQKLEEMRFLFTQCLLELENRTPSVELFNVFLLAISMTDTFNEYEVENLVELQRAKGVMPDVVTKLSIFLLYLRLGHESCVAWWPGIREEVEIITETGAVARYPLLPLRLQHCFQTLLRLHYDTAVIQESFELLHRAAPERVTPSIVLPYLLLSAMNMSTLPSSVVKVLELLQARERQPSSSPEAAASVEAAGSSSSFSPSAAMTAVREPVLSSEITVFRLLAKCAKHGDADAATYMRSYINTYRRFGLVAKENEPVAALLYVEALTKAGRVRSALRVLESEVPAPYNRPGERPKLFLQSRRLSLLSTDPVRNVVAALTPLVAATHVEDPAMVLVAEKTAAEGAGEREPVPVTSVTLDLLLAACELAGGATRAEQVLCLYPRYETAPTSTTYALLLEVYAATAPVDGALRLPSLQREMEDAGITVDAAWLQAAMAVALNARDIGTAFRIAELNVAHRSCVDVKHGARLLRELAVSADAAAMRRAVHLLRSSNSTVDSRSVALCTAVLRNLGVSTAVLNMDAAAPTM from the coding sequence atgCGTCGCGTGTCTCTCTGGCTGTCGTCGCATACGGCGGGTCGTCCCGGCTTCACACCATACCAAATTGTGTTGAAGGCCGTGGAGCACGACGGGCGTGGTCttctcgccgctgcggaagTGTTCAAACAGTTTCAGCGTTTCTACCGATCGTATcagcaggaggagacgcaGCGTGCGCAGGCGCCTTCCGTGTGTGCAGAGCCTTCTCGCACAACCGTtggtgacgctgccgccgctgcaccgcctttcATGTCGGGGAAGCCACTCACAGCGTTTTGCGGTCGGGTGGAGGATGTGGAACCGATGACGGTGTTGCTGCTCAAGGTACTCTGCGACCTCCAaaagctggaggagatgcgctTCCTCTTCACGCAGTGTTTGCTGGAGCTGGAGAATCGCACCCCGTCCGTGGAGCTGTTTAACGTTTTTCTGCTCGCCATTAGCATGACCGACACCTTCAACGAGTATGAGGTGGAGAACCTTGTCGAGCTACAGCGTGCAAAGGGTGTCATGCCAGATGTGGTGACCAAATTGTCAATATTTCTTCTGTATCTGCGTCTCGGTCACGAAAGTTGTGTGGCATGGTGGCCCGGGATTCGTGAGGAAGTCGAAATCATCACCGAGACCGGCGCCGTTGCACGCTACCCGCTTCtcccgctgcgcctgcaaCACTGCTTCCAAACGCTGCTACGGCTACACTACGATACTGCTGTCATTCAGGAGAGTTTTGAGCTGCTACACCGTGCTGCGCCGGAGCGTGTAACACCGTCGATTGTGCTACCGTACCTTCTCCTTAGTGCGATGAACATGTCGACGCTGCCATCCTCAGTGGTGAAAGTGTTAGAGCTGTTGCAGGCACGGGAACGACAGCCATCTTCGTCGCCTGAGGCAGCCGCTAGCGTGGAGGCCGCtggctcctcctcgtctttcTCCCCCAGTGCAGCAATGACAGCCGTGCGAGAGCCGGTGCTGAGCAGCGAGATTACGGTGTTCCGTCTGCTGGCCAAGTGCGCCAAACACGGCGATGCGGACGCCGCTACGTACATGCGCTCCTACATCAACACGTACCGCCGGTTTGGACTTGTGGCGAAGGAAAACGAACCCGTAGCCGCACTGCTCTACGTAGAGGCGCTCACCAAAGCGGGGCGGGTGCGCTCCGCCCTGCGGGTGTTGGAAAGCGAAGTACCGGCGCCTTACAATCGACCTGGTGAGCGACCGAAGCTCTTCCTGCAGTCCCGTCGCCTGTCGCTCTTGTCCACAGACCCCGTGCGAAACGTGGTCGCTGCTCTCACCCCACTTGTCGCCGCAACCCATGTCGAGGATCCTGCCATGGTGCTTGTAGCGGAAAAGACGGCTGCTGAGGGCGCAGGGGAGCGCGAACCGGTTCCGGTTACCTCCGTTACACTCGACTTGCTTCTGGCCGCGTGCGAACTCGCTGGCGGTGCGACGCGCGCAGAGCAGGTGCTTTGCCTCTACCCGCGTTACGAGACCGcgcccaccagcaccactTACGCGCTTCTACTGGAAGTATACGCTGCAACTGCGCCGGTGGACGGAGCTTTGCGGCTACCGTCACTGCAGCGCGAGATGGAGGATGCCGGCATCACTGTGGATGCTGCTTGGCTGCAGGCGGCCATGGCCGTCGCACTCAACGCCCGAGACATCGGTACTGCTTTCCGTATCGCGGAGTTGAACGTGGCACACAGGTCGTGTGTCGATGTAAAGCACGGAGCGCGCCTCCTGCGGGAGCTGGCCGTAtccgctgacgctgccgcgATGAGGCGGGCTGTACACCTGCTACGGTCAAGTAACTCAACCGTGGACTCGCGAAGTGTGGCGCTGTGCACGGCCGTGCTACGTAATTTGGGCGTCTCCACCGCTGTACTGAATATGGACGCCGCAGCTCCCACTATGTGA
- the ADOMETC gene encoding S-adenosylmethionine decarboxylase (TriTrypDB/GeneDB-style sysID: LpmP.30.3070), with protein MNISLNTTKDPLTLMAMWGSMKRYNPEQGFSFEGPEKRLEVILRCTPETHVDGLRSLDDSVWTRVVGSLNAQIVSKEANKYINSYVLTESSLFVMKSRIILITCGTTTLLNSIPNILEAISAVRGELEWVSFMHKNYSFPWEQKEPHTSLADECATLKQHFPTGKPYIFGPVDSDHYFLFCYDDIIRPCNSEDDTQLSMTMYGLDKEQTKYWFSDRSISTNAETAAIRSATHLDRVVDNSWSLHDLQFEPCGYSINAIRDEEYQTIHITPEDHCSFASYETNNRAANYSDRMKKVLGVFGPQRFTVIVFLDPESPVGRAYNEGKGIGVEPEYYPEYRVLHRTTNEFAPGYVAMKINYIKTTALQEANAAV; from the coding sequence ATGAACATCTCCTTGAATACTACAAAGGACCCCTTAACGCTCATGGCAATGTGGGGCTCCATGAAAAGATACAATCCTGAGCAGGGGTTCAGCTTCGAGGGCCCGGAGAAGCGCCTCGAGGTGATTTTGCGCTGTACACCGGAGACGCACGTGGATGGTCTGCGCAGCCTCGACGACTCTGTGTGGACCAGGGTGGTCGGCTCGCTTAATGCGCAGATTGTGTCGAAGGAGGCGAACAAGTACATCAACAGCTACGTACTGACAGAGAGCTCTCTGTTCGTGATGAAAAGTCGCATCATTCTCATCACATGCGGCACCACGACACTGCTGAACAGCATCCCAAACATCCTAGAAGCAATCAGCGCGGTGCGTGGTGAGCTGGAGTGGGTCTCCTTCATGCACAAAAACTACTCGTTTCCGTGGGAGCAGAAGGAGCCTCACACGTCGCTTGCAGACGAATGTGCaacgctgaagcagcacTTCCCTACTGGTAAGCCTTACATCTTTGGCCCTGTGGACAGTGACCACtactttctcttctgctACGACGACATCATCCGACCCTGCAACTCCGAGGATGACACCCAGCTCAGTATGACCATGTACGGACTGGACAAGGAGCAGACCAAATACTGGTTTAGCGACCGCTCTATTTCCACCAACGcggagacggcagcgatTCGTTCTGCAACGCATCTGGACCGCGTCGTGGACAACTCGTGGTCGTTGCATGACCTCCAGTTCGAGCCGTGCGGCTATAGCATTAACGCCATCCGTGATGAGGAGTACCAAACGATCCACATTACCCCAGAGGACCACTGTTCCTTCGCCTCTTATGAGACGAACAACCGAGCGGCTAACTACTCGGACCGGATGAAGAAGGTGCTCGGCGTATTCGGGCCGCAGCGGTTCACCGTCATTGTTTTCCTCGACCCCGAGAGTCCCGTCGGCAGGGCGTACAACGAAGGCAAGGGGATCGGGGTGGAGCCAGAGTACTACCCAGAGTACAGGGTCTTGCACCGTACCACAAACGAGTTCGCTCCGGGTTACGTTGCTATGAAGATCAACTACATCAAGACGACTGCACTGCAGGAGGCGAATGCCGCAGTttga
- a CDS encoding S-adenosylmethionine decarboxylase proenzyme-like, putative (TriTrypDB/GeneDB-style sysID: LpmP.30.3080) codes for MSLWGGFANPTNYNDSGLEKRLELDFDTSVDVQTFKVAELEDVLAAAGQELQHHSPAKDLLSLEMTQSILIVMKQKLVVTSASEVMLHQLITPIIAFLKSKGVRVEWASYLRKNTTSPWCTDSETSDIMAQEYAELKAAFPTGKSFLTGPVDGHHYFNFVYDGVNRVAERKEEDVQVNMFLYDVAEGLDEVDKTTQRFLALPNGEYEVTRTFAGVPCVSFETNAKAAVTTPNRVQELVDTFRPAYFTIAALQDKDADGPALRRNFHAFHAYTLQNRTVNFFGEGYAFHQLLFARSTE; via the coding sequence ATGTCACTATGGGGAGGATTTGCAAACCCAACCAACTACAACGACAGCGGACTCGAGAAGCGCCTCGAGCTCGACTTCGATACCTCTGTGGATGTGCAAACATTCAAGGTGGCTGAGTTGGAGGATGTgctagctgctgctgggcaggAACTGCAGCACCACTCGCCTGCGAAGGACCTGCTGTCGCTGGAGATGACGCAAAGCATTCTTATTGTGATGAAGCAGAAGCTTGTGGTGACGTCCGCGTCGGAGGTGATGCTGCACCAGTTGATTACCCCAATTATCGCTTTCCTCAAGTCAaaaggcgtgcgtgtggaaTGGGCCTCGTACCTGCGCAAGAACACCACCTCACCGTGGTGCACCGATAGCGAGACGAGCGACATCATGGCTCAGGAGTACGCAGAGCTCAAGGCCGCCTTTCCGACCGGCAAGTCCTTCCTAACCGGTCCTGTGGATGGTCATCACTACTTCAACTTTGTGTACGACGGCGTTAACAGGGTGGCGGAGCgtaaggaggaggatgtgcagGTGAACATGTTTCTCTACGACGTCGCAGAAGGGCTGGATGAGGTAGACAAGACAACACAGCGCTTCCTCGCTCTGCCGAATGGCGAGTACGAGGTGACGCGCACTTTCGCTGGCGTGCCGTGCGTCTCCTTCGAGACGAATGCAAAGGCTGCAGTAACGACCCCGAATCGCGTGCAGGAGCTCGTCGACACCTTCCGCCCAGCCTACTTCACGATTGCTGCCCTGCAAGACAAGGATGCCGACGggccagcgctgcgccgaAACTTCCACGCCTTCCACGCCTACACGTTGCAGAACCGCACGGTGAACTTCTTTGGTGAGGGCTACGCGTTCCACCAGCTCTTGTTTGCCCGCAGCACCGAGTAG
- a CDS encoding valyl-tRNA synthetase, putative (TriTrypDB/GeneDB-style sysID: LpmP.30.3090) produces the protein MKSLAPEMAATYDPTAVEADWYPWWEKSGFFRPVSDHQPETSAKPFVIVAPPPNVTGYLHLGHALTGAVQDTLTRFHRMKGDNTLYLPGTDHAGIATQVVVERRVMKEEGKSRHDLGRDEFTKRLWDFKKNHAGVITEQLRKIGLSLDWTRERFTMDERSSAAVVEAFVRLHEDGLVHRDTRLVNWCCALQSAISDLEVEFVDVAKTSKMTVPGYDRKVDMGNLTHVAYKLVDSDDELVIATTRPETLLGDTAVAIHPDDERYKKFHGKFLKCPFRDAVIPVVLDATLVDMSFGTGAVKITPAHDPNDFESGKRHNLQQLVMMDLKGYVTMEPFKGMHRFDCRREIVKKLEEMGLLRGVEPYEYRVGCCERTGDIVEPMIMPQWFIDCSDMARRSVEAVRNGDLRLYPPSHEAVWYHWLENIKPWCVSRQLWWGHRIPAYKVVGPLSQDVDPWVVARNLEEAHAKAKKKFSLSEAQVAECSFEQDPDVLDTWFSSGLWPFSTLGWPKDSDDMQLFFPNSLMETGHDILFFWVARMVMLSLHFTDQLPYREVFLHAMVRDKNGEKMSKSKGNVIDPLYVVHGVSLQTLNDAVRSGNLSDKEVEKAIKQQKEFFPDGIPVCGSDALRFGLLSYTQSGRSVNLDIQRVVAYRQFCNKLWNVVRYVLYHALGTDYLPNKQQFSPAEDAAVLPLECRWILSRLDTAIVEATQGMSEGLYDFALTTGAVYRFWLYELCDVFLELTKPTIQKSGEKRQLVQDVLLYVVERALRLLHPMMPFVTEELWHRLPNYSSFGSESIMVAKYPTPCGWSSAESDSAMSIILDVVHSVRSTKASYSLTNKHKPDVWVTAHTPELQELFAAETMMISTLGVVGEVTVVSPAEEAAAVPKGCGFSLVTKEVGVNMMLMGFIDVGKEVAKLEKQLDGLTKQIEGLKKKISIPNYEAKVPAEVRAANMEKLNTLEMQRVQLQDGVGKMRGLE, from the coding sequence ATGAAGTCCTTGGCTCCCGAGATGGCGGCCACGTATGACCCGaccgcggtggaggcggactGGTATCCGTGGTGGGAGAAGTCGGGCTTCTTTAGGCCCGTCTCGGATCACCAGCCTGAGACCTCAGCCAAGCCTTTTGTGATTGTCGCCCCGCCACCGAACGTCACTGGCTACCTGCACCTGGGCCATGCCCTCACGGGCGCTGTGCAGGACACCCTCACTCGCTTTCACCGCATGAAGGGTGACAACACCCTCTACCTGCCCGGCACTGACCACGCCGGCATCGCCACCCAGGTCGTCGTGGAGCGCCGTGTCAtgaaggaggaaggcaaGAGTCGTCACGACCTCGGACGCGACGAGTTCACGAAGCGTCTGTGGGACTTCAAGAAGAACCACGCTGGCGTCATcacagagcagctgcgcaagatCGGCTTGTCGCTTGACTGGACGCGCGAGCGCTTCACGATGGACGAGAGGTCGTCTGCAGCTGTTGTGGAGGCGTTTGTGCGCCTGCACGAGGATGGTCTGGTGCACCGCGACACGCGTCTGGTGAactggtgctgcgcgctTCAGAGCGCCATCTCCGACCTAGAGGTGGAGTTCGTCGACGTAGCCAAGACATCCAAGATGACTGTTCCCGGCTATGACCGAAAGGTCGACATGGGAAACCTCACTCACGTCGCCTACAAGCTGgtggacagcgacgacgagtTGGTGATTGCGACGACGCGTCcggagacgctgctgggCGATACGGCCGTCGCTATCCACCCCGACGACGAGCGTTACAAGAAGTTTCATGGTAAGTTCCTCAAGTGTCCGTTCCGTGACGCCGTCATTCCGGTCGTACTGGATGCGACGCTGGTCGACATGAGTTTCGGTACCGGCGCAGTGAAGATCACTCCGGCTCATGACCCAAACGACTTTGAGTCCGGCAAGCGCCAcaacctgcagcagctggtcaTGATGGACCTGAAGGGCTACGTGACGATGGAGCCGTTCAAGGGCATGCACCGCTTTGACTGCCGCCGCGAGATAGTgaagaagctggaggagatgggtctgctgcgcggcgtggAGCCGTACGAGTACCGCGTGGGCTGCTGCGAGCGCACAGGTGACATTGTAGAGCCGATGATAATGCCGCAGTGGTTCATAGACTGCTCCGACATGGCCCGCCGCTCCgtcgaggcggtgcgcaaCGGCGACCTGCGCCTGTATCCTCCCTCGCACGAGGCGGTATGGTACCACTGGCTGGAGAACATCAAGCCGTGGTGTGTGTCGCGCCAGCTCTGGTGGGGCCACCGCATCCCTGCCTACAAGGTTGTCGGTCCGCTGTCGCAAGACGTGGACCCGTGGGTGGTTGCTCGCAatctggaggaggcgcacgcgaaggcaaagaagaagttTAGCCTGAGTGAAGCGCAGGTCGCGGAGTGCTCGTTTGAGCAGGACCCAGATGTGCTGGACACCTGGTTCAGCTCAGGCCTGTGGCCCTTCTCCACGCTTGGCTGGCCCAAGGACTCGGATGATAtgcagctcttcttcccGAACTCGTTAATGGAGACCGGCCACGACATTCTGTTCTTCTGGGTGGCTCGCATGGTGATGCTTTCACTACACTTCACTGACCAGCTGCCCTACAGGGAGGTCTTCCTGCACGCGATGGTGCGCGATAAAAACGGCGAAAAGATGTCCAAGTCGAAGGGCAACGTCATCGACCCACTCTACGTCGTCCATGGTGTGTCGCTGCAGACCCTGAACGACGCAGTACGCAGCGGCAACCTCAGCGACAAGGAGGTGGAAAAGGCGATcaagcagcagaaggagtTCTTCCCTGACGGTATTCCAGTCTGCGGTAGCGATGCCCTGCGCTTTGGCCTCCTCTCCTACACCCAGTCTGGTCGCAGTGTCAACCTGGACATCCAGCGCGTCGTGGCCTACCGCCAGTTCTGCAACAAGCTGTGGAATGTGGTGCGCTACGTGCTGTACCACGCCTTGGGTACCGACTACTTACCGAACAAGCAGCAGTTCAGTCCTGCCGAGGACGCCGCCGTGCTACCACTCGAGTGCCGCTGGATTCTCTCGCGCCTCGACACCGCCATTGTGGAGGCCACGCAGGGCATGTCGGAGGGCCTGTACGACTTCGCATTGACCACCGGTGCCGTGTACCGCTTCTGGCTGTACGAGCTGTGCGACGTATTCCTTGAGCTGACGAAGCCGACCATTCAGAAGAGCGGCgagaagcggcagctggtgcaggaCGTGCTGCTGTACGTCGTCGAGAGGGCGCTTCGGCTGCTACACCCGATGATGCCGTTCGTCACAGAGGAGCTTTGGCACCGCCTGCCCAACTACAGCAGCTTCGGCAGCGAGTCGATCATGGTTGCTAAGTACCCGACGCCATGTGGCTGGTCAAGCGCGGAGTCGGATAGCGCCATGTCAATTATCCTCGACGTCGTGCACAGCGTACGCTCCACTAAGGCCTCGTACTCACTGACGAACAAGCACAAGCCGGACGTGTGGGTGACGGCGCACACaccggagctgcaggagctgttCGCGGCGGAGACGATGATGATTTCGACTCTCGGTGTTGTGGGCGAGGTGACTGTCGTGTCCCcggccgaggaggcggcggcggtgccgaagGGCTGCGGCTTCTCCTTGGTGACCAAGGAGGTGGGCGTGAACATGATGCTCATGGGCTTCATCGATGTGGGGAAGGAGGTAGCCAAGTtggagaagcagctggaCGGCCTCACGAAACAGATTGAGGGACTGAAGAAGAAGATTTCAATCCCCAATTACGAAGCTAAGGTGCCAGCGGAGGTCCGCGCAGCCAACATGGAGAAGCTCAACACGCTGGAGATGCAgagggtgcagctgcaggatgGTGTAGGAAAGATGAGAGGCCTCGAGTAA
- a CDS encoding hypothetical protein (TriTrypDB/GeneDB-style sysID: LpmP.30.3100), protein MSASLMVYEEGSMDIIVLYPSDSSESYQCDQLSQSTASTSSLGPQYTPYSDSFNIKRGGALFGFDEELSENEETLAEERERLREERCNRLRYGPSRANRSHDRQSILSARQNLLNEFILRETKKATISRQDHHIMLRQLISAAYFRDPNHVANRQQWRRIMASIGKEYYGSKAIFSLSPDPYDSVVAKLSSMMLWDDEIRHWSYDYCDAEMTRRRNAQVETLKKLQASGALFLS, encoded by the coding sequence ATGTCGGCGTCACTCATGGTGTACGAAGAGGGCAGCATGGACATCATCGTCCTGTATCCCAGTGACTCGAGTGAGTCTTACCAGTGCGACCAGTTATCGCAGAGCACTGCCTCCACGAGCTCTCTCGGCCCTCAGTACACACCGTATTCCGACAGTTTCAACATTAAGAGAGGCGGGGCGCTCTTTGGGTTCGATGAGGAGCTCAGCGAGAACGAGGAGACACTGGCCGAGGAAagggagcggctgcgcgaaGAGCGGTGCAACCGTCTTCGGTACGGTCCCAGTCGCGCCAACCGCAGCCACGACCGGCAGAGTATTCTTTCGGCTCGCCAGAACCTACTAAACGAGTTTATTCTTCGCGAGACCAAGAAGGCTACCATAAGCCGCCAAGATCACCATATtatgctgcgccagctgatCAGCGCGGCGTACTTCCGCGACCCTAATCATGTCGCCAACCgtcagcagtggcgccgcatcATGGCGAGCATCGGCAAGGAGTACTACGGGTCGAAGGCaatcttctccctctcccccgaCCCGTACGACAGCGTAGTGGCGAAGCTGTCGTCAATGATGCTCTGGGATGATGAGATCCGTCACTGGTCGTACGACTACTGCGACGCGGAGATGACCCGCCGCCGCAACGCGCAGGTCGAGACATtgaagaagctgcaggcGAGTGGCGCTCTCTTTTTATCGTAG
- a CDS encoding hypothetical protein (TriTrypDB/GeneDB-style sysID: LpmP.30.3110): MSALRVVLSLCLVALVATTCCSQVTQDVEMNPHPLVFVSKTTSSDDIVLGTSLEVSVTVTNYGQSPAFDVQISDHLEDGSLQSKFIASLPYGASETLRYTVTPSALGNYAVSVAEVTYNVEQGNAATSRKALSNMIRESEAYYYGDGVDDESFRGFISVLTRDRYERLHARYIKESTAYLFLGAIPALFPYVLYRVKQSEVDSLLRQRKANK, from the coding sequence ATGTCCGCGCTCAGGGTGGTGCTCTCACTGTGCTTGGTCGCCTTGGTAGCGACGACGTGCTGCTCGCAGGTGACGCAGGATGTGGAGATGAATCCTCATCCGCTGGTGTTTGTGTCCAAGACGACCTCGAGCGACGACATCGTCCTTGGCACCTCCCTCGAGGTTTCAGTCACAGTGACGAACTACGGCCAGAGTCCTGCCTTCGATGTGCAGATATCTGACCATCTGGAGGACGGCTCGCTGCAGAGCAAGTTCATCGCCTCCCTTCCCTACGGCGCGTCAGAGACGCTGCGCTACACAGTGACCCCCAGTGCACTGGGTAACTACGCCGTTTCCGTCGCTGAGGTGACGTACAACGTTGAGCAGGGCAATGCTGCGACGTCCCGCAAGGCTCTCAGTAACATGATCCGCGAGAGTGAGGCGTATTACTACGGCGATGGTGTCGACGACGAGAGCTTCCGAGGCTTCATCTCTGTTCTCACACGCGACCGCTATGAGCGCCTGCACGCGCGCTACATTAAGGAATCGACAGCCTACCTCTTTCTAGGCGCAATTCCAGCGCTGTTTCCCTACGTGCTGTACCGCGTAAAGCAGAGCGAGGTGGACTCGCTGCTCCGTCAGCGCAAGGCCAACAAGTAG